AGAAAAGGTTACAGGCCCTTTTTCCAATAGGGACTTTTGTGATGTGTTTATAGTTAAAACAAGATCTCCATATTCCACAATTGGTGAGATCTGTGAATCCGTAATGACGATAATATTATTCCCATTTGATTTTGCCTCTTTTGCTAATCTAATTGATTCCAAAGCATATCGATAATAGGAAAAAATTAAGACCGTATGTTCATTACCATCTTTAGTGATACCAACATCAGTTTCAGGGCGATATAAAGTGGTGTTATCCAAAAGACTATTTAGAACGTATGAAAACCAATGTGCATAAGCAAAAGATTGGTAATACCCCACTATTTTTACTGAACGAGAACCAACAATCTGATCAACAATATTTCTAGCAATATCCCATTCAATATTTTTTGCAACCTGATGGATAATGCTTTCATCAATACTCATTACATTTTCAAACGAATCAGATGTATCGGGAGAAACCTCTTTACCTGGCGGCTGAATCGTTAACAATCTGTATTGGACATCTTTTTGTAATTCTGCAAAGCCAATGTAGCCTATAGCTTTACAAAAGCGGATAACCATTGTCTCGCTTACATCAATTAAAGAAGCTACTTTTTTAGCTGGGTGAGTGGCAAATAAAACTGGATTGGAGAGTAATGATTCAGCTACTTTTTTAATCCTTTAGTTAAGGAATTATAGTGTTTGTTTGTTTTTTCAATATAAGACATGTTTCAACTCCAAAATAAAGTATTTAATTTATTGTTGTTAAAATAAAGTTTATGCTTTATTATAATAAAAGTCAATGAATATTAAGAAAATTCAAACGGAGGTGTTTACAATGGAGAAAGCAAAAGAAAAGAAAGGGTTAAAATGGGGTATACCTGATGCCTATGTTATTTTATTTGGTATTTTAGCCCTTATGGCGGTTTTGACTTATCTTATACCAGCTGGTGAGTTCTCTAGAGAAGAAATAGAAGGTATAACAATGGTAGTACCAGATAGCTATCAACAGATAGCTTCCTCACCTGCAAGTCTTCTAGACATATTTCTTGCCATTCAAGAAGGGATGATTAGTTCCGCTCCTTTGATTTTCCTAGTATTAATCATTGGAGGATCGTTTGCAGTTATCGAATCAACTGGTGCAATTGATGCAATGATTTTAAAAACGATAGAAAAAACTAAAAATAAAGAATTACTTTTGATAACAGTTGTGTGTATTCTCTTTTCAATTTTTGGAGCACTAGGGATTATCGTTAATGCGGTAATAGCATTTATACCTATAGGTATCATTCTGGCACGTTCAATGAAGTTGGATGCTATGGTGGGTGTATCAATTATATATCTTGGAGCATACGCAGGATTTAATACCGCTTTCCTTGACCCGCTAACAACAGGTACTGCACAGCAAATTGCCCAGCTGCCTTTGTTTTCTGGTATCGGGTACCGAATTGTCATTTATATCACAATACTAATTACAACCATTGCCTACATTGCTTATTATGCAAATAAGATAAAAAATGATCCTGCTAAAAGTGTA
The nucleotide sequence above comes from Cytobacillus pseudoceanisediminis. Encoded proteins:
- a CDS encoding MurR/RpiR family transcriptional regulator yields the protein MVIRFCKAIGYIGFAELQKDVQYRLLTIQPPGKEVSPDTSDSFENVMSIDESIIHQVAKNIEWDIARNIVDQIVGSRSVKIVGYYQSFAYAHWFSYVLNSLLDNTTLYRPETDVGITKDGNEHTVLIFSYYRYALESIRLAKEAKSNGNNIIVITDSQISPIVEYGDLVLTINTSQKSLLEKGPVTFSVLNALLLHIAQKVGKLDFVNPTNRYYIQ